In a genomic window of Branchiostoma lanceolatum isolate klBraLanc5 chromosome 12, klBraLanc5.hap2, whole genome shotgun sequence:
- the LOC136445538 gene encoding beta-1,3-galactosyltransferase 1-like isoform X2, producing the protein MVRNRQLRIAMNTMRMGRGGYRYALGAVLLLSVITAWFSLSQHIEHPKHRDLHEGLALHAPKEEADKDRDRFISTSLDNDLINPHTYTFVLNNPDKCKSGEDVFLLILVSTRHLNHRQRYEIRQTWGKEANVLGVVIKVLFAVGLVPDAALQRALEHESRVHKDIIQEDFIDSDRNRTLKTIMGLKWAAQFCPQAQYVMKANDDTFVNVFSLVKYLKDLHVTRFVAGRVFNKTKPVRDVRFLDRWYVSKEEYSRKLYPKYPGGFAYVMSNDTAKLLYRTSLSTKYLFLEDVYIGICLEKLGIVPVHHQGFYPWYVDIDSCNFDWLLASQWVKEPEVMMDLWNSLTSNC; encoded by the exons ATG GTCAGAAACAGACAACTACGGATAGCCATGAACACGATGCGAATGGGCCGTGGCGGGTACCGGTACGCTCTCGGTGCCGTTTTGCTCCTGTCCGTGATCACAGCATGGTTCAGCCTGTCTCAACACATCGAACATCCCAAACACAGGGACCTCCACGAAGGACTCGCGTTACACGCACCCAAAGAAGAAGCTGACAAGGACAGAGATAGATTCATCAGTACTTCTTTAGATAATGATCTCATCAACCCACACACTTACACCTTCGTTCTCAACAATCCAGATAAATGCAAGAGTGGCGAAGACGTTTTCCTTCTCATCCTGGTCTCGACGAGACATCTCAACCACAGGCAGCGATACGAGATCAGGCAAACGTGGGGGAAAGAAGCGAACGTACTGGGTGTTGTCATCAAGGTACTGTTCGCTGTAGGACTAGTACCTGATGCCGCGTTACAGAGAGCTCTAGAACATGAAAGCAGAGTACACAAGGACATCATTCAGGAGGACTTTATCGACTCCGACCGTAACAGAACCCTGAAAACTATCATGGGTCTGAAATGGGCTGCCCAGTTTTGTCCACAAGCTCAATACGTCATGAAGGCCAACGACGACACCTTTGTGAACGTTTTTAGCCTGGTTAAGTACTTGAAAGATCTCCACGTCACGAGGTTTGTCGCAGGACGAGttttcaataaaacaaaaccaGTTAGAGATGTAAGATTCCTAGACAGATGGTACGTAAGCAAAGAGGAATATTCAAGAAAATTATATCCTAAATATCCAGGAGGATTTGCTTACGTAATGTCAAACGATACAGCAAAACTCTTGTATAGAACGTCACTGAGTACAAAATATCTGTTTTTAGAGGACGTGTACATAGGTATCTGTCTGGAGAAGCTTGGTATTGTCCCTGTACACCACCAAGGGTTTTATCCTTGGTATGTTGACATCGACTCTTGTAACTTTGACTGGTTACTTGCTTCTCAGTGGGTTAAAGAGCCTGAGGTTATGATGGACTTATGGAACTCTTTAACGTCCAACTgctaa
- the LOC136445532 gene encoding beta-1,3-galactosyltransferase 1-like, which translates to MLRGRIRRGMSGILLVSLTGAIFLMYVMQKRVSHLEHRFSQLHTSDADDYEVGKDTLVQETVQESARLVQRAYQAAGEVQTEREIRRGASIEHEIRRADSMGHAIQRAGSIEHEIQRADSMEREHLRVDSIEHKHQRADSIELKLRSADHIEDEHRKAGSIELKSVQGAIQPASNDTQQDNQNEIAESVHPQLQTVANKGSETAVDVNPHPYSFVINNPGKCENQDVFLLIVVTTSAENMGRRNGIRQTWGKESNMPAVGIKTVFATGKSNDVARQVTLEEENEIYRDIIQEDFDDTPRNSTLKTIMCLRWASQFCANAEFVLKAEDDTFVNLVPFINYLHDLQNRKTTGLLMGYTYSGTKPLRDPFFIPKWYVSEDDYAKDVYPKYPGGFAYVISNDILRPLYEVSFKVKYFFLEDVYLGICAEKLGIDPTHHDGFYPIFVDVNYCGLDWLLASRDVAEPELMTKFWLIVNACRRVH; encoded by the coding sequence ATGCTTCGTGGTCGGATCCGGCGAGGCATGAGTGGCATTCTTCTGGTATCACTGACAGGCGCGATTTTTCTCATGTACGTCATGCAGAAAAGAGTCAGCCACCTCGAACATAGATTCTCACAGCTTCACACGTCTGATGCAGATGATTACGAGGTAGGAAAAGACACACTGGTACAAGAGACGGTGCAAGAATCTGCTCGGTTAGTACAGAGAGCCTACCAAGCCGCTGGCGAAGTGCAAACAGAACGTGAGATTCGAAGGGGAGCTTCTATAGAACATGAGATTCGAAGAGCTGATTCTATGGGACATGCGATTCAAAGAGCAGGTTCTATAGAACACGAGATTCAAAGAGCAGATTCTATGGAACGCGAGCATCTAAGAGTAGATTCCATagaacacaaacatcaaagGGCAGATTCTATAGAACTCAAGCTTCGAAGCGCAGATCATATAGAAGACGAGCATCGAAAGGCAGGTTCTATAGAACTGAAGTCGGTCCAGGGTGCCATTCAGCCAGCATCAAATGACACGCAGCAAGATAACCAGAACGAGATAGCTGAAAGCGTCCATCCCCAGCTTCAAACTGTAGCCAATAAAGGCTCTGAGACTGCTGTAGATGTTAACCCACACCCTTATTCCTTTGTTATAAACAACCCAGGCAAGTGCGAAAACCAGGACGTGTTTTTGCTGATCGTTGTGACAACTTCGGCTGAGAATATGGGACGGAGGAACGGCATCCGCCAAACCTGGGGCAAAGAATCCAACATGCCCGCAGTCGGCATCAAAACTGTCTTCGCAACGGGCAAGTCGAACGATGTTGCCAGACAGGTAACTCTTGAAGAAGAGAACGAAATATACAGAGACATCATTCAGGAAGACTTTGACGATACGCCGCGTAATTCGACCCTTAAGACTATCATGTGTTTGAGATGGGCGTCTCAGTTCTGTGCTAACGCCGAGTTTGTGCTGAAAGCTGAAGATGACACTTTCGTGAACCTCGTTCCCTTCATCAACTATCTGCATGATCTTCAGAATAGAAAAACTACCGGTTTGTTGATGGGTTATACATACAGCGGGACAAAACCACTCCGAGACCCATTCTTCATACCAAAATGGTACGTTAGCGAAGACGATTATGCAAAAGACGTGTACCCTAAATATCCCGGTGGCTTTGCATACGTGATTTCCAACGACATTCTAAGACCTCTGTATGAGGTATCGTTCAAAGTCAAGTATTTTTTCCTAGAGGATGTGTACTTAGGGATTTGTGCAGAGAAGTTAGGCATAGACCCAACTCATCATGATGGTTTTTATCCTATATTTGTAGATGTTAACTACTGTGGTTTGGATTGGTTGTTGGCATCACGTGATGTAGCAGAGCCGGAATTGATGACGAAATTCTGGCTCATTGTTAACGCTTGTCGCAGGGTACATTAG
- the LOC136445541 gene encoding beta-1,3-galactosyltransferase 1-like — MGKRCTSKAPRTALVVCVLVVFLNLLCVFSARQYMYATSGESLEEGGGSRHDRPDFLSAIANNTGNKPALNPHLYSFTLNQPDRCIDQDVFLLIIVTTPPESQSQRQAIRETWGDESNIPGVVIRTIFPVGVSDNAGAQQALEDENETFGDIIQENFADTYRNATLKTIMYLKWASMFCPDAKYVMKVSPDVFVNIFSLVQYLKGLPASRDTKLLFGWVNTDKRPVRDPNSAWKQWHVAKDEFPSDTYPPYVSGFAYVMSNDMPRLLYETSLTTKYLFMEDVYLGICLEKLGIAPRHNAGFCPWFVEINSCKFEWLIVSRGFGNPEKMMKFWKALTSKC, encoded by the coding sequence ATGGGGAAACGTTGTACCAGCAAGGCTCCTCGGACTGCGCTTGTCGTCTGTGTCCTCGTCGTTTTCCTCAATCTACTGTGTGTGTTTTCCGCACGCCAATACATGTACGCTACATCAGGGGAGTCACTAGAGGAGGGAGGCGGCTCTCGTCACGATCGACCGGACTTCCTCTCAGCGATTGCCAACAACACGGGAAACAAACCAGCGCTAAATCCGCATCTCTACTCTTTCACTTTGAATCAGCCAGATAGATGTATTGATCAAGACgttttccttctcatcatcgTGACCACGCCGCCCGAGAGTCAGTCACAAAGGCAGGCCATCCGGGAAACCTGGGGGGATGAGTCCAACATACCAGGAGTCGTCATCAGAACCATCTTTCCAGTCGGCGTGAGTGATAATGCAGGGGCACAACAAGCCTTGGAAGACGAAAATGAGACCTTTGGGGACATCATTCAGGAAAACTTTGCAGACACATATCGCAATGCTACCCTTAAAACAATCATGTATTTAAAGTGGGCTTCGATGTTTTGTCCCGATGCCAAATACGTCATGAAAGTATCACCGGACGTCTTTGTGAACATCTTCAGCTTGGTTCAATACTTGAAAGGGTTACCTGCATCTAGAGATACCAAATTGCTGTTTGGTTGGGTCAACACCGACAAAAGGCCTGTTCGCGATCCAAACAGTGCGTGGAAGCAATGGCACGTAGCAAAAGACGAGTTTCCAAGCGACACGTATCCACCTTATGTCAGCGGGTTCGCCTACGTAATGTCAAATGACATGCCGCGGCTTTTGTACGAGACATCTCTGACCACAAAGTACTTATTCATGGAGGATGTTTACTTGGGTATCTGCCTGGAGAAACTGGGCATTGCTCCGCGGCATAACGCTGGGTTCTGTCCTTGGTTTGTTGAGATCAACTCTTGTAAGTTTGAGTGGTTGATCGTTTCACGCGGGTTTGGCAACCCGGAAAAAATGATGAAGTTCTGGAAGGCTCTGACATCAAAATGCTAA
- the LOC136445538 gene encoding beta-1,3-galactosyltransferase 1-like isoform X1 produces MVTKIKYSMMYSARYNSWHDVVRNRQLRIAMNTMRMGRGGYRYALGAVLLLSVITAWFSLSQHIEHPKHRDLHEGLALHAPKEEADKDRDRFISTSLDNDLINPHTYTFVLNNPDKCKSGEDVFLLILVSTRHLNHRQRYEIRQTWGKEANVLGVVIKVLFAVGLVPDAALQRALEHESRVHKDIIQEDFIDSDRNRTLKTIMGLKWAAQFCPQAQYVMKANDDTFVNVFSLVKYLKDLHVTRFVAGRVFNKTKPVRDVRFLDRWYVSKEEYSRKLYPKYPGGFAYVMSNDTAKLLYRTSLSTKYLFLEDVYIGICLEKLGIVPVHHQGFYPWYVDIDSCNFDWLLASQWVKEPEVMMDLWNSLTSNC; encoded by the exons ATG GTCACAAAGATTAAGTACTCAATGATGTATTCTGCCCGGTACAATTCATGGCATGATGTG GTCAGAAACAGACAACTACGGATAGCCATGAACACGATGCGAATGGGCCGTGGCGGGTACCGGTACGCTCTCGGTGCCGTTTTGCTCCTGTCCGTGATCACAGCATGGTTCAGCCTGTCTCAACACATCGAACATCCCAAACACAGGGACCTCCACGAAGGACTCGCGTTACACGCACCCAAAGAAGAAGCTGACAAGGACAGAGATAGATTCATCAGTACTTCTTTAGATAATGATCTCATCAACCCACACACTTACACCTTCGTTCTCAACAATCCAGATAAATGCAAGAGTGGCGAAGACGTTTTCCTTCTCATCCTGGTCTCGACGAGACATCTCAACCACAGGCAGCGATACGAGATCAGGCAAACGTGGGGGAAAGAAGCGAACGTACTGGGTGTTGTCATCAAGGTACTGTTCGCTGTAGGACTAGTACCTGATGCCGCGTTACAGAGAGCTCTAGAACATGAAAGCAGAGTACACAAGGACATCATTCAGGAGGACTTTATCGACTCCGACCGTAACAGAACCCTGAAAACTATCATGGGTCTGAAATGGGCTGCCCAGTTTTGTCCACAAGCTCAATACGTCATGAAGGCCAACGACGACACCTTTGTGAACGTTTTTAGCCTGGTTAAGTACTTGAAAGATCTCCACGTCACGAGGTTTGTCGCAGGACGAGttttcaataaaacaaaaccaGTTAGAGATGTAAGATTCCTAGACAGATGGTACGTAAGCAAAGAGGAATATTCAAGAAAATTATATCCTAAATATCCAGGAGGATTTGCTTACGTAATGTCAAACGATACAGCAAAACTCTTGTATAGAACGTCACTGAGTACAAAATATCTGTTTTTAGAGGACGTGTACATAGGTATCTGTCTGGAGAAGCTTGGTATTGTCCCTGTACACCACCAAGGGTTTTATCCTTGGTATGTTGACATCGACTCTTGTAACTTTGACTGGTTACTTGCTTCTCAGTGGGTTAAAGAGCCTGAGGTTATGATGGACTTATGGAACTCTTTAACGTCCAACTgctaa
- the LOC136445537 gene encoding beta-1,3-galactosyltransferase 1-like translates to MIRRKFRLTLKIFFVACIMAGCFRMHLSQRHVHRHERRKERGLLTSDINSHDVTGQQINISVEGLAPPSVVKTYGRILHAENNKNVSEETKAQPNTTAQINANESVSNDSLIVVNPHPYTFVLNHPDKCAGKEVFLVMIVTSSPNNHAQRYAIRHTWGSTRIRNARDINIVTVFAVGKPDDVLTQRALEYENKVHNDIIQEDFVDSYTNLTLKTVMCLKWASEFCPNAKFVMKADDDAFVNTYSLVRHLSSLHAANRSKLLTGHIFSGALPIRDLKGKQKRWYLSKEDYPRETFPKYPCGFAYVMSSDVIRPLYEVSLTVKYLFLEDVFMGLCLEKLRIEPEHQGGFRIYKAPTTSCKSVKQLASHWFKTPEDMVNAWKVLNENC, encoded by the coding sequence ATGATCCGTAGAAAGTTCAGGCTCACATTGAAGATCTTCTTCGTCGCGTGCATCATGGCAGGATGCTTCCGCATGCATCTGTCACAGCGACATGTACACCGCCATGAACGACGGAAAGAAAGGGGTCTTTTGACCTCTGACATTAActctcatgacgtcacagggcAACAAATTAACATTTCTGTTGAAGGTCTTGCGCCTCCAAGTGTTGTGAAAACCTACGGCCGGATTTTGCACGCCGAAAACAATAAGAACGTATCAGAAGAAACCAAAGCTCAACCGAACACCACAGCGCAAATTAACGCAAATGAAAGTGTATCCAATGACTCACTGATAGTAGTTAATCCGCACCCTTACACATTTGTTTTGAACCATCCCGACAAGTGTGCAGGTAAAGAGGTGTTCCTTGTCatgattgtgacgtcatcgccGAATAACCACGCCCAGAGGTACGCCATACGTCACACGTGGGGTAGCACACGTATCCGCAACGCACGGGACATCAACATAGTCACGGTCTTCGCTGTGGGGAAACCGGACGACGTTTTAACACAACGAGCCTTGGAGTACGAAAATAAAGTCCACAACGACATCATCCAAGAAGACTTCGTTGATTCGTATACAAATTTGACTCTTAAGACCGTCATGTGCCTGAAGTGGGCGTCAGAATTTTGTCCCAATGCCAAGTTCGTTATGAAAGCTGATGACGACGCCTTTGTGAATACCTACAGCTTGGTCAGACATCTAAGCAGTCTACATGCAGCAAACAGAAGCAAACTGCTGACGGGTCATATTTTCTCTGGTGCACTACCGATTAGAGACTTAAAGGGGAAACAAAAACGGTGGTACTTAAGCAAGGAGGACTACCCTCGAGAAACATTTCCAAAGTATCCTTGCGGATTCGCTTACGTGATGTCGAGTGACGTCATACGGCCATTGTACGAAGTATCGTTGACTGTTAAATACCTCTTCCTAGAGGATGTTTTCATGGGACTTTGTTTAGAAAAGTTGAGAATCGAACCCGAGCACCAGGGAGGCTTCCGGATATACAAAGCACCAACCACCTCCTGTAAGTCTGTCAAACAACTGGCCTCTCACTGGTTCAAAACTCCAGAAGATATGGTGAACGCATGGAAAGTGCTCAACGAAAACTGTTAG
- the LOC136445754 gene encoding beta-1,3-galactosyltransferase 5-like, which produces MTLRDRICRSRMINKVNAILIMAVIVTTYYSLHLMVQRMEHLERRIDRELSSAYDRENITEKLLQRPGEEEPKNYIYNFTIDISNLEKCKDEKVFLLIIVTTAPQNHRHRFEIRQTWGNVSNVFGANIKTVFAVGKPTNRAAQVALEQENRLHHDIIQGDFVDSYRNLTLKTMLCLKWAIQYCPQARYVLKADDDTFVSIFTLVKHLQELPSDPKDFVTSWVYEGRAPLRDPNFMPKWYVSEKEYSRDVYPKYPSGFLLLLLYCLASYLRLSAVAHGLDTTQVSGTSKTKGKYICMLMNMFAYVLSNDITVKIYKAALDIKYFFLEDVYIGLCLEKLGISPVHHSGFFPEFVPIPSCKVDWLLASHWVKEPEVMLSHWANQNTDCSLVSEDHVDEQT; this is translated from the exons ATGACGCTAAGAGATCGCATCTGTCGCAGTAGGATGATCAACAAAGTAAACGCCATATTGATTATGGCAGTGATCGTGACAACATACTATAGTCTACACCTGATGGTGCAAAGAATGGAACACCTCGAACGACGGATAGACAGAGAGTTGTCTTCCGCCTACGATCGagaaaacataacagaaaaGCTTCTACAAAGACCTGGAGAGGAAGAACCCAAGAACTATATCTACAACTTTACTATCGATATCAGCAACTTGGAGAAATGTAAAGACGAAAAGGTCTTCCTTCTAATCATTGTCACCACCGCCCCACAGAATCACAGACACAG GTTTGAGATTCGCCAAACCTGGGGGAACGTTTCGAACGTTTTCGGAGCCAACATCAAGACAGTTTTCGCCGTAGGAAAGCCAACGAACAGAGCGGCACAGGTGGCACTGGAACAAGAGAACAGACTACACCACGACATCATACAGGGGGATTTCGTGGACTCGTACAGAAACTTGACTTTAAAAACAATGCTGTGTTTAAAGTGGGCTATCCAGTATTGTCCACAGGCCAGATATGTTTTGAAAGCTGACGACGACACCTTTGTAAGCATTTTTACGTTGGTAAAACATTTACAAGAGTTGCCATCTGATCCCAAAGACTTCGTCACGAGTTGGGTGTACGAAGGTCGCGCACCACTTCGAGATCCAAACTTCATGCCAAAATGGTATGTAAGCGAGAAGGAGTACTCGAGGGATGTGTACCCCAAGTATCCTTCcgggtttcttcttcttcttctttactgcttagcctcatatctgagattatcagcagttgcgcatgggttagatacaacacaagtgtccggaacaagtaaaacgaagggaaaata CATATGCATGTTAATGAATATGTTTGCCTATGTCCTTTCTAACGACATCACTGTGAAGATTTACAAAGCCGCTTtagatatcaaatatttctTCCTAGAAGACGTGTATATTGGACTATGTTTGGAGAAACTAGGCATCAGTCCGGTGCACCATTCCGGATTCTTTCCGGAATTCGTGCCCATTCCGTCGTGCAAAGTTGACTGGTTGTTAGCCTCTCATTGGGTTAAAGAGCCCGAGGTCATGCTCAGTCATTGGGCTAATCAAAATACGGACTGCTCGCTAGTTTCAGAAGATCATGTTGATGAGCAAACTTAA
- the LOC136445539 gene encoding beta-1,3-galactosyltransferase 1-like, which translates to MDKIFSARTIVEKIVSAVRRGNIPRPPILSCILAVLFITICYEFFQVNQQVRTMEGTLMERESQQDGQQEASQRRSDLTAKIKNGVRNNKPILNPHPFTFTLNNPDKCKGEDVFLLIIVTTPPESQSQRQAIRETWGDESNIPGVVIRTIFVVGVSDDVGIQQTLKDENETFGDVIQENFADSPRSLTIKQVMGLKWAFQFCPNAKYVMKVECNTFVNIFSLVKYLKRLRGAGSRRLVLGWVYNDSAPVRDPEGEDREWYVSMDDFPRETYPAYAGGFAFVMSSDMPRLLYEASLTTKYLFMDDIYVGICLEKLGIAPRHHGGFCHWDVEIDSCHYNWLIATRWVDSPEKTRRFWSAITSKCY; encoded by the exons ATGGACAAAATCTTTTCTGCCCGTACGATCGTGGAGAAAATCGTTTCCGCCGTTCGTCGCGGCAACATCCCTCGGCCTCCCATCCTCAGCTGTATCCTCGCTGTCCTGTTCATCACGATCTGCTACGAGTTCTTCCAAGTCAACCAACAG GTCCGGACCATGGAAGGGACGCTCATGGAGAGGGAATCACAGCAAGACGGACAGCAGGAGGCTTCCCAACGACGATCGGACCTCACCGCTAAAATCAAGAACGGTGTGAGGAACAACAAGCCTATCCTGAACCCGCATCCGTTCACGTTTACCTTAAATAATCCTGATAAATGTAAGGGCGAAGACgttttccttctcatcatcgTGACCACGCCACCCGAGAGTCAGTCACAAAGGCAGGCCATCCGGGAAACCTGGGGGGATGAGTCCAACATACCAGGGGTCGTCATCAGAACCATCTTTGTAGTCGGCGTGAGTGATGACGTAGGGATCCAACAAACTCTTAAAGACGAGAACGAGACCTTCGGAGACGTCATTCAAGAAAACTTTGCAGACTCGCCACGAAGTCTTACCATCAAACAAGTCATGGGTTTAAAATGGGCCTTCCAGTTTTGCCCCAATGCCAAGTACGTCATGAAAGTAGAGTGTAATACTTTTGTGAACATTTTCAGCTTGGTTAAGTACCTGAAAAGACTGCGCGGAGCTGGCTCGAGAAGATTAGTGCTGGGTTGGGTCTATAACGACTCAGCACCTGTCCGTGACCCAGAAGGGGAAGACAGGGAATGGTACGTTTCTATGGATGACTTTCCGAGGGAAACATACCCTGCATATGCAGGCGGTTTCGCCTTCGTGATGTCCAGCGACATGCCGCGGCTTCTATACGAGGCTTCCCTGACCACAAAGTACCTATTCATGGACGACATCTACGTCGGGATCTGCCTGGAGAAGCTGGGCATTGCTCCGCGGCATCACGGCGGGTTCTGTCATTGGGACGTGGAGATCGACTCGTGTCACTACAACTGGCTCATCGCGACCCGCTGGGTCGACTCGCCGGAAAAAACGAGGAGGTTTTGGTCAGCCATCACATCGAAGTGTTATTAG
- the LOC136445534 gene encoding beta-1,3-galactosyltransferase 1-like, translated as MGNLRSGFNAVLLFGLMIACLHLYTLRQRMHQLEEKMTIVKDGHSVVRRSLATEEEPENALGSNVPVEGLELEEGSVDKTLGKPQNLQDPFVDKNLGEPQGLDNIPLVKIDLAKNTTQAPTTTSIKAPTKVANTTTTAVQKPIVSIPSLRATSAPSDPIINPHNFSFILNNPDKCGDGDVLLLILVTTTVQGTIQRETIRRTWGNESNIPGVVIKLVFAIGQTDDWAAQAALVEENSKFKDIIQEDFVDSYHNLTLKTVMCLKWAFQYCPKARFIMKADDDTFVNIFSITRHLIGLHKYHAKRYVTGWVYVDTKPIRDPTSQWNKWYVKYEDYPRDSYPKYPCGFAYIISNDITQLLYETSLTIKYLFLEDAFLGLCMEKLGFEPVHHGGFLPWYTHIDSCQFDWLMASHWVKSYEYMWYLWNTLTSC; from the coding sequence ATGGGAAACCTCCGATCTGGGTTCAACGCCGTCCTGCTCTTCGGCCTGATGATCGCCTGTCTCCACCTCTACACGCTACGACAGCGCATGCACCAACTGGAGGAGAAGATGACGATAGTGAAAGACGGACACAGCGTCGTTCGCAGAAGCCTCGCGACAGAAGAGGAGCCAGAAAACGCGCTGGGTTCGAACGTCCCAGTCGAAggtcttgaacttgaagaaggTTCCGTCGACAAGACCTTGGGTAAACCACAAAATCTTCAAGACCCTTTCGTAGACAAGAACTTGGGTGAGCCACAAGGTCTTGACAACATTCCCTTGGTCAAAATCGACTTGgcaaaaaacacaacacaagcCCCAACAACGACATCTATTAAAGCACCTACTAAAGTAGCTAACACTACAACAACTGCCGTCCAGAAACCAATAGTATCTATTCCATCCCTGAGAGCAACCTCTGCACCCTCCGATCCTATCATCAACCCACACAACTTCTCATTCATCTTGAACAACCCGGACAAGTGTGGAGATGGAGACGTTCTCCTACTTATTCTCGTAACAACGACCGTACAGGGAACGATTCAGCGGGAAACCATCCGCAGAACATGGGGCAACGAGTCCAACATCCCCGGCGTTGTCATCAAATTGGTTTTCGCTATCGGTCAAACGGACGATTGGGCCGCTCAAGCCGCTCTGGTTGAGGAGAACAGCAAGTTCAAAGACATCATTCAAGAAGATTTCGTAGACTCCTACCATAATCTGACCTTAAAAACGGTGATGTGTTTAAAATGGGCTTTCCAGTACTGCCCCAAGGCTCGCTTCATTATGAAGGCTGATGACGACACCTTTGTCAACATCTTCAGCATCACGAGGCATCTGATTGGTCTACACAAATACCACGCCAAAAGATACGTGACAGGGTGGGTGTACGTGGACACCAAACCCATCCGCGATCCCACGAGCCAATGGAACAAGTGGTACGTCAAGTACGAGGACTACCCACGTGACTCGTATCCCAAGTACCCTTGCGGGTTTGCCTACATCATCTCCAATGACATCACACAGCTTCTCTACGAGACTTCTTTAACGATTAAGTATCTATTTTTAGAAGACGCGTTTCTTGGGCTCTGTATGGAGAAGCTTGGCTTTGAGCCGGTTCATCATGGCGGGTTTCTCCCATGGTACACCCACATAGATTCCTGCCAGTTCGACTGGCTTATGGCGTCACACTGGGTGAAGAGTTATGAGTACATGTGGTACTTATGGAACACTCTCACGAGCTGTTGA